The following proteins are co-located in the Methanobacterium formicicum DSM 3637 genome:
- the glyA gene encoding serine hydroxymethyltransferase, with protein MSSNEKYAQEIKDITKKHHEWMKNSINLIASENITSISVREALATDLSHRYAEGLPCHRLYEGCQYIDDIENITIDLSKKLYNAEHANVQPISGVVANMGSFFALANHGDGMMALEVPVGGHISHANVSAAGIRGLKVSPHPFDEKNMNIDADAMKKEILTRKPKIVLLGGSLFLFPHPVEEAREAADEVGAKVMYDGAHVLGLIAGGQFQDPLREGADLLVGSTHKTFPGPQGGIILCKEELSKKIDDAVFPGVVSNHHLHHLAALGIATAEMAEFGAAYAQQIIKNAKALAQSFHELGFNVLCEDLGFTESHQVAMDVSNIGKASKMAKDLEANNIILNKNLLPWDDVNRSDDPSGIRVGTQELTRRGLKESHMPEVAELIRKVAVDGKDAKNEVSEFISSFDTVHYAFRGERAYDYIEF; from the coding sequence ATGTCAAGTAATGAAAAATACGCCCAGGAAATAAAGGATATCACCAAAAAACATCACGAATGGATGAAAAATAGTATAAATCTCATTGCCAGTGAGAACATCACCAGCATCAGCGTCAGAGAGGCACTGGCCACTGACCTATCCCACCGGTATGCAGAAGGACTGCCCTGTCACCGGTTGTATGAGGGATGCCAGTACATTGATGATATTGAAAACATCACCATTGACCTATCCAAAAAGCTGTATAACGCAGAGCACGCAAATGTTCAACCCATATCAGGCGTAGTTGCCAACATGGGATCTTTTTTCGCATTAGCCAATCACGGTGATGGTATGATGGCCCTGGAAGTTCCAGTAGGAGGTCATATCAGTCACGCCAATGTTAGTGCAGCGGGTATCAGAGGACTCAAAGTATCACCCCACCCCTTTGATGAAAAAAACATGAACATAGACGCTGACGCCATGAAAAAGGAAATACTCACCCGTAAACCAAAAATAGTCCTTTTAGGTGGTAGTTTATTCCTCTTCCCACACCCTGTGGAAGAAGCCAGAGAAGCAGCAGATGAAGTGGGAGCCAAAGTAATGTACGATGGTGCACACGTTCTGGGACTCATTGCTGGAGGCCAGTTCCAGGATCCATTAAGAGAAGGAGCAGATTTACTGGTGGGAAGTACCCACAAGACATTCCCTGGACCCCAAGGAGGTATAATTCTTTGTAAAGAAGAATTAAGCAAAAAAATTGATGATGCTGTCTTCCCCGGTGTGGTAAGTAACCATCACCTGCATCACTTAGCTGCCCTTGGTATAGCCACTGCAGAAATGGCAGAGTTCGGAGCAGCCTATGCACAGCAGATCATTAAAAACGCCAAGGCACTGGCTCAGAGTTTCCATGAACTAGGCTTCAACGTACTATGTGAGGATCTGGGATTCACTGAATCCCATCAGGTGGCCATGGATGTCTCCAACATTGGAAAAGCATCAAAGATGGCTAAAGACTTGGAAGCAAACAATATAATCCTCAACAAGAATTTATTGCCTTGGGATGATGTTAACCGCTCCGATGACCCATCAGGCATAAGGGTAGGAACACAAGAGTTAACTCGACGTGGATTAAAGGAATCACACATGCCAGAAGTTGCTGAACTTATAAGAAAGGTAGCTGTTGATGGTAAAGATGCTAAAAATGAAGTATCTGAATTTATAAGTTCTTTCGACACTGTACATTATGCTTTCCGTGGTGAAAGAGCCTACGACTACATAGAATTTTAA